A stretch of the Leptidea sinapis chromosome 17, ilLepSina1.1, whole genome shotgun sequence genome encodes the following:
- the LOC126969015 gene encoding B9 domain-containing protein 2 isoform X1 yields MAELHILGQLKYSIFGNKNSLFCRYSSQTGPNWTLISGSSEGQTLSGKPDHEGRVIWSHPIDLHFITKGIQGWPKLLLQVSCLDSLGRSWLVGYGCCNLPAGPGSHTIRVPCWIPAATSITDKLRQHFLGGSHQLARTDIIALGTDRVNLTTESTGLVELEVCVVHRNFTQFGIEYK; encoded by the exons ATGGCAGAATTGCATATATTAGGACAGTTAAAATATTCCATATTTGGAAATAAGAATTCGTTATTCTGTCGATATTCATCCCAAACTG gGCCAAACTGGACCCTAATTTCAGGTAGTTCTGAAGGACAAACATTATCGGGAAAGCCAGATCATGAAGGGCGCGTTATTTGGTCGCATCCTatagatttacattttataacaaAAGGAATACAAg GTTGGCCGAAGCTACTGCTTCAAGTGAGTTGCTTGGATTCTTTAGGCCGTTCCTGGTTAGTTGGCTACGGTTGCTGTAACCTGCCTGCAGGGCCCGGCAGCCACACAATAAGAGTTCCTTGCTGGATACCGGCTGCGACTTCCATTACTGATAAACTCAGACAGCACTTCCTGGGGGGCTCTCATCAACTAGCTCGCACTGATATTATTGCTTTAGGTACAGACAG GGTGAATCTTACAACTGAGTCTACAGGCCTTGTAGAACTAGAAGTTTGTGTTGTTCATAGAAACTTTACTCAGTTTGgaattgaatataaataa
- the LOC126969015 gene encoding B9 domain-containing protein 2 isoform X2 → MAELHILGQLKYSIFGNKNSLFCRYSSQTGSSEGQTLSGKPDHEGRVIWSHPIDLHFITKGIQGWPKLLLQVSCLDSLGRSWLVGYGCCNLPAGPGSHTIRVPCWIPAATSITDKLRQHFLGGSHQLARTDIIALGTDRVNLTTESTGLVELEVCVVHRNFTQFGIEYK, encoded by the exons ATGGCAGAATTGCATATATTAGGACAGTTAAAATATTCCATATTTGGAAATAAGAATTCGTTATTCTGTCGATATTCATCCCAAACTG GTAGTTCTGAAGGACAAACATTATCGGGAAAGCCAGATCATGAAGGGCGCGTTATTTGGTCGCATCCTatagatttacattttataacaaAAGGAATACAAg GTTGGCCGAAGCTACTGCTTCAAGTGAGTTGCTTGGATTCTTTAGGCCGTTCCTGGTTAGTTGGCTACGGTTGCTGTAACCTGCCTGCAGGGCCCGGCAGCCACACAATAAGAGTTCCTTGCTGGATACCGGCTGCGACTTCCATTACTGATAAACTCAGACAGCACTTCCTGGGGGGCTCTCATCAACTAGCTCGCACTGATATTATTGCTTTAGGTACAGACAG GGTGAATCTTACAACTGAGTCTACAGGCCTTGTAGAACTAGAAGTTTGTGTTGTTCATAGAAACTTTACTCAGTTTGgaattgaatataaataa
- the LOC126969018 gene encoding uncharacterized protein LOC126969018 → MSTFHFIKWTVIVCGRRGCESYDPSTHELRYAGDRWTNIATSVTYQLYYYDSKITNALIILHVEDVAADTPAPYVTQSVRVTFYLANDTIDNIIQLSGSPGYVWGRPVIISTADNNHTQHFFNNTYKSNILTIPAARDGKCVLTKVSHRIVQFGDNKQIKCRLHIEKKISSNATNTCDQIQNIIFELLKLNQTIQISAYGDPQYRVNKNWLQPYMFEKQQIYGRFYNEQTILSCSNLVTRIGYVFAYINVGDAIGGEGSEIVQVNVEGGAHNVTLLVEDAVTVTGDMLVTVDTRFIDVVGATVTEYGVAPHLNIHLPKSFFVPSNCADKRAAGPSYVRLTLIFTIMYMNSART, encoded by the coding sequence ATGTCTACGTTTCATTTCATAAAGTGGACTGTGATTGTTTGTGGCAGGCGCGGATGTGAGTCGTACGACCCGAGCACGCACGAACTGCGGTACGCCGGCGACCGCTGGACGAATATTGCTACGTCTGTTACCTACCAGCTTTACTACTACGACTCCAAGATAACAAACGCTTTAATAATATTGCACGTTGAAGATGTCGCCGCTGACACGCCCGCGCCTTACGTCACACAGAGCGTCCGAGTTACGTTCTATTTAGCCAACGACACTATAGATAATATCATTCAACTGAGCGGTAGTCCCGGATACGTCTGGGGTCGCCCGGTCATCATATCGACAGCTGACAACAATCACACTCAACATTTCTTCAATAATACTTacaaaagtaacattttaacaatacCAGCCGCGAGAGATGGAAAGTGTGTATTAACAAAAGTATCGCACAGGATTGTTCAATTTGGAGacaacaaacaaatcaaatgTAGATTACatattgaaaagaaaatatcatcaaacGCTACAAATACGTGTGACCAaatacaaaatatcatttttgaattgcTCAAATTGAACCAAACTATACAAATATCTGCGTATGGCGATCCACAATATAGAGTCAATAAAAACTGGTTACAACCGTACATGTTTGAGAAACAGCAAATCTATGGGCGATTTTACAATGAACAAACAATATTGTCCTGCAGTAATTTAGTAACAAGGATCGGATACGTGTTCGCTTACATTAACGTCGGCGACGCGATTGGTGGAGAGGGAAGTGAGATAGTGCAAGTGAATGTTGAAGGCGGCGCACACAACGTGACATTGTTAGTGGAGGACGCTGTCACGGTGACAGGCGACATGCTGGTGACGGTCGACACGCGCTTCATAGACGTGGTTGGGGCGACCGTCACCGAGTACGGTGTCGCGCCACATTTGAACATTCACTTGCCAAAGAGTTTCTTCGTTCCTTCGAACTGCGCCGACAAGCGAGCCGCCGGGCCTTCCTACGTCAGacttacattaatttttactattatgtACATGAACAGCGCACGAACGTAA